From the Xylella fastidiosa genome, the window GTGCTGATCGTGGCAAGGCGAATTTGGTCAAGTCGCAGATTCAAACGTTGGCGGGAAAAATTGAGAACTATCAGCTGGACACGGGTAAGTTGCCAGGATCGTTGAACGATTTAGTGAATCCGCCTGGTGGTGTGAGTAATTGGCTTGGTCCCTATGCCAAAGCCGCTGAATTGAACGACCCTTGGGGACATCCGATTCAGTACCGTGTCCCCGGTGAGGGACGACCATTTGATCTGATGAGTTTGGGCAAGGATGGTAAGCCTGGAGGGTCTAGTTACGATGCCGATATCAAGTACGAATAAGCAGCATGTTGCCTTGTTCT encodes:
- the gspG gene encoding type II secretion system major pseudopilin GspG, whose protein sequence is MVNRRSITCSPAQMRQAGMSLLEIIIVIVLIGGVIAFVGSRVLGGADRGKANLVKSQIQTLAGKIENYQLDTGKLPGSLNDLVNPPGGVSNWLGPYAKAAELNDPWGHPIQYRVPGEGRPFDLMSLGKDGKPGGSSYDADIKYE